The window CGCGACCCGGCAGAAATCACAATGGGTATGATAGTGCGCCATTTTGACGGGATTCTGGCGCCAATTGATTGTGTTTCGGTTGCCGCTTATCGTCGCTGCAGCCAGGAAAGCGTCTGTCGCTTTCGACGCGTGCTGCTGGAAGTGCGCAATGCAGTGGCCAGCATGATGGATCAGGCCAGTCTTGAGGTCGTTCATCAGCGCGCGCTGGTATCGCATCGCGAGGTCTTCTCCGAAGGCTTCGTTGGCGGCGGAGGCATCTAGGCCTATGACTTGCCAGGTCCGCGGCGCTGAGCCTGAGCCCACAATAACGACTGAATTAGACGTATATAGTCCGATTCGCGGCGGAGGATGGCGGCGGCGCCTGTGGCCGTTGTTTGGTCTGGCGCTGGCGGCGGCCTGCAGTCAGGGCGGCCCCGAGCGCCGGCTCCTGCATGTTTCCTTTGATTCTACTTCCGAGCTTTTTGCGCAGTTGAATCCAGTCTTCCTGGAGCAGTGGCAGGTCTACAGCGGTCAGCGCTGGCAAATGGACCAGAGCCACGGCGGCTCCGCGCGCCAGGCGCAAGCCGTACTGGAGGGCCTCGAT of the Leptospirales bacterium genome contains:
- a CDS encoding Rrf2 family transcriptional regulator, producing the protein MRLSRKSDYALRAIFMLVDHRGRGPLSIRQLAEANRIPKPFLEHILLEMKARGWVESLPGKRGGYLLARDPAEITMGMIVRHFDGILAPIDCVSVAAYRRCSQESVCRFRRVLLEVRNAVASMMDQASLEVVHQRALVSHREVFSEGFVGGGGI